One window of the Anopheles cruzii chromosome 2, idAnoCruzAS_RS32_06, whole genome shotgun sequence genome contains the following:
- the LOC128268701 gene encoding nucleosome-remodeling factor subunit NURF301 produces MTGRQTNGGTPSNPSIGKRRGRPPKSATMERPKKFQYHLMKKPKYLCKDLGAQDGSSTPSASRASSPQGSEESRPSTSRRAVTAKKTRGRKATPRGRPAGRGRGGHNNSSSNRKAYTSYHDSEYHYGSDFGDESDKSDPYDDSMRSASDSEESLGQASESDFSIHSFGVGTGGGNGMNCLKEPSPDPIWLQEREVPPLELPESSKDLLVPNDIVLRCTSIYEIIRRFRHLVRLSPFRFEDFCAAIWSEDQSALLTELHIMLLKAILREEDSQQTHFGPLDQKDSVNIALYLIDAITWPEVLRSYIESDTSLDQNVLKILGTTEYPYVPAEQRLYVLQFLTDQFLVTSTVRDDMTQEGPIHYDDHCRVCHRLGDLLCCETCPAVFHLECVEPPMVNVPNGDWQCNLCKSHRVTGVSDCISSQEKQGMLCRQEILGFDRHGRKYWFIVRRLFVESEDASQIWYYSTVKQFRLLLSKLDPNEFESELYEQLDDYYRDEIVRQMTLTETITNQQKGSKKSYIEVDNQRIAKLIDQTAGTEGDNEGGGEQTATTDYAESAGVEEEKDTDGAEKDGCPSGSEGSDESGDTKEKDSAAAHESDDPGAHQQNGGSSKHVTRSKTGSLTPRTFNLDDLKKKSPKEESASLTATNGAAAAAAGSTADGIDRVTRQKLTQLSNGTLHFKLGMENGFKNYVNQYTINPIALNKPQRNEERDKKRHLSHKFSLTQASEFKWLGGGLYASQQQIITTIRQTMLALEQAIASPFMHHNWTRLRKLWINAIGTSTRPQDFARTMCILQSCLRNVVFASVWHEQLGHTLMYRITSAEREEKKKLEKREKRERDDEEERNRTAVNFVKYALGLKHQVWKQKGEEYRIHGQWDWVWLSNGRRSKPTAISRTTNETVQMVLPVIVPEIGQRKLQKLEMRTYEALQRCRADGARQPDTAVEYLTDIEALNGKLLQKLQSIELDDQARAPTCGAEIDVSRALTSPQARILYPKVARKCPLLDGLLQRRVNLRDAEELRIKQAKAKLDQLAEECGSDEPPATIITKPESSTTVITVRVLPPSECIEKQLHRIVNSRGAASGTAVPVNPRPHLSAYQQHVRNRQHREKLQAMMTRANELRVKYYYVSRQAQQYKCYSIECCTSSENNAASPSSASCFSPLCRQKQTVRNELYSLLKQMQVLEIQHSSTLPASATGAASGAPSKSILEQKLTEVKNESFETLLSNFSINRFKLMNEDLERSKRTMVDCDDSMLTKLTLKQEKKEEADGADGTVRGDDDDAVKNEHVLLDEPSSSVVKEEVVCSTEDSAVTDSTMLDVTTTALVAEAKSTTNVDSSVDGGEKETTLLNENSNSDSFSSEDVSTEFGAGTRVTRGRGRSRMMAINKGHDESGVAAPFHPGTASDVKPKEEVAVLKPEPPKAPGYLMLMRAPNRRFGMTSRSVKKEETEEKEQAPDGSLRVYSVSGTKGKLYLRKTLPPVTLDSGSGGEKSKGEPKIVVLGSGKPRYPVVNYFRTKKKGVTSIMVLPRGELLKLAKHGGRLSVTGFHHLAKTNTSVWPYPCSRPLFKTCWLFRTVNLTSLAAVGLQLRILWTCFRWDDMAMKPLTADGKHQVTTESEIMSLELLRHRHIGMFNERLQYLRRKVVIPLELPKTVRAEVQSIRSGLRKRKRAESPQQTEPQVTEEWIDEDKLELWEVKLYGEKQEKMAAASAQPVTRNSTGKLPASSSRQNESPSSSSSAGSGNKTGNSSSSSTGVISTKASREEINEKMEQQLRLQRAAHNQKRALEMKQQGTTPKSGTSGGIIHRKILVKNPDGTTKIVHQSISTSAAAAQAAKQQTSTTPKTEVTQKVQIIRGPDGKVSVRGLNPGQQIVQTTDGNLHVLSSNPNSPKQTITKVGQKIVKIAHTQGSGTTTIAAASGSAPGTPVQQQPHILNKSVVVRSATSTPQNQMKQVVQRQILHKVQTATSPVGNAQTTVQQIVSSTTTPQKIVLNTQGALQKVLASGGQLLTTAGTPVQKVVTQSNLQQLLQGSAQKVIVEPTAAAAAAAASAAAATSPQQPQIQTQKVLVATTPGQPTKQILIQNATATAGGTSQQIIINHAGGQKVVQQLVSTPSRQIMIGGQLITLNSGQKLVSNTPIQIHTQPVMSVATTAGGAQIQKVQQIMTTAQPTVATATAIQQQPQQIQIQIQQPASVVQQQQPTVMQAAQATVVPQTTVMNQAQSLAQQLSSGKLQLANVNGQQVLLRPIGNNQAQVVAHIKTQPNGTAQIIPVANLTDPAAQQQQQQQQLQLQQQQQQFQQQLQQQQQQQLQQQQLQQQQLQQQQLIQQQQQQQQISNAVEQSLLQGQPPGTVIKCVTAQVVQTEQGPRIVLQGLQGSDFTPQQSALVHQQVKQQLLQAQASNGRQGVIGPTKIYLAIQPAQNTLTTATVAQPPPLAPVQIKHDANSAAIQVHHQQEADTTSSELVEAASPCVPQEMVQVGGGDTIIPSSASSTVASTTVMIQGTSAIDDGKPRIISNIIINGANSGSVINPLVKKELIQKVSNNISKQQQLKTQPSPTPAVTDAKEQDADGDGDAAGGGGGKEEKDKSFIVTADYIQETIKTALKQENLNPEITEKLLNLQRYQEKQMRTEDRPDRTIALQHNYSNMSGVPRGESHSHGSRVRKRTVRTDDDDDDWQLDTPKRARPTKPGNPNQPQQSHEQGREKKPTHSETSAMSTPTKRRTTTASSGQGTSVMTPLSPRKSSQTGTAGGGGGGGSGDAVISSTEDNRGSDSHSSISATGRNSKGVEKRKLPSSPQMAAQASSGTAATSPQQTNAAQRQSKYQAQLNRHKEQLKKVILKKRSHLEKELQVQIQKELSVELQAATTAPAVRAASATATAAAGSKSSPILEQQQQQQQQHQQQKSQHQQEEQQQLQQQTNLTSHGRRQTTTPANSNSAADSVDGGEELLTLPGGSGSKQTTDKSSTTTTSTRRKTIATTGTNVVSSSAKEAAGGGRRGQKHGTSAASKGGGAHRSVGARGQPRRGSKKNNKMHCICKTPYDESKFYVGCDLCNNWFHGDCVGINEEESKVMTEYVCNECKHARETQQLYCLCQQPYDETQFYIGCDKCQAWFHGRCVGILQSEADFIDEYICPNCQINNSVNFANMKPLSPKEFDNLKKLIKQIQQHKSAWPFMEPVDPNEAPDYYHVIKEPMDLQKIEQKIDNKVYQMLSEFIGDMTKIFDNCRFYNPKESPFFRCAESLESFFVQKIKFFRENLVDKTEEAANSTQTAATAAVVVAPSAEGSAPT; encoded by the exons ATGACTGGCCGGCAAACGAATGGCGGCACGCCGAGTAATCCGTCCATTGGCAAACGGAGAGGACGCCCTCCGAAGTCGGCTACTATGGAAAGGCCCAAAAAATTTCAGTACCATCTGATGAAAAAGCCCAAATATCTGTGCAAGGACTTGGGCGCTCAGGATGGAAGCAGCACACCGTCGGCTTCGCGAGCATCCTCCCCACAGGGAAGCGAGGAAAGCCGGCCCTCCACTTCCCGGAGGGCTGTGACCGCCAAGAAGACCAGGGGACGAAAAGCAACACCACGCGGCCGACCAGCTGGAAGAGGCCGCGGGGGTCACAACAATTCATCGAGCAACCGGAAAG CCTATACGTCGTACCATGATTCTGAATATCATTACGGGTCCGATTTTGGCGACGAAAGTGATAAAAGTGACCCTTACGATGACTCCATGCGTTCGGCTAGTGATTCGGAAGAAAGTCTTGGCCAAGCATCGGAGAGCGATTTTTCGATACACAGCTTTGGCGTCGGTACGGGAGGGGGCAATGGAATGAATTGCCTGAAGGAACCGAGCCCCGATCCGATCTGGTTGCAAGAGCGCGAAGTACCACCGCTCGAGCTGCCAGAATCATCGAAGGACCTGCTGGTACCGAATGACATCGTGTTGCGGTGTACCTCCATTTACGAGATCATCCGCCGGTTCCGCCATCTGGTGCGATTGTCACCGTTCCGGTTCGAGGATTTCTGTGCCGCCATCTGGAGCGAGGATCAGAGTGCCCTGCTGACGGAGCTGCACATCATGCTGCTGAAGGCAATCTTGCGCGAGGAAGACTCTCAGCAGACCCACTTCGGACCGCTGGATCAAAAGGATAGTGTAAACATTGCGCTCTATCTGATCGACGCCATTACCTGGCCCGAGGTGCTGCGAAGTTACATCGAAAGCGACACCAGTCTCGATCAGAATGTTCTGAAGATTCTCGGCACTACCGAGTACCCGTACGTGCCGGCCGAGCAGCGACTGTACGTGTTGCAGTTTCTGACGGACCAGTTTCTTGTAACCAGCACGGTCCGAGACGACATGACACAGGAGGGCCCAATACACTACGACGACCATTGCCGCGTGTGTCACCGGCTTGGTGATTTGCTGTGTTGTGAAACATGCCCCGCCGTATTTCATCTCGAATGCGTGGAGCCCCCGATGGTGAACGTACCGAACGGGGACTGGCAGTGCAATCTGTGCAAGTCGCACCGGGTGACGGGGGTTTCCGATTGCATTTCAAGCCAGGAGAAGCAGGGAATGCTTTGCCGGCAGGAAATACTGGGCTTTGATCGGCACGGGCGAAAGTACTGGTTCATTGTGCGTCGTTTGTTCGTCGAGAGCGAAGATGCGTCGCAGATTTGGTACTACAGTACGGTGAAGCAATTCAGGCTGCTACTGTCGAAGTTGGATCCGAATGAGTTCGAGAGTGAACTGTACGAGCAGCTGGACGACTATTATCGCGATGAGATCGTACGGCAAATGACGCTAACCGAGACCATCACCAACCAGCAGAAGGGAAGCAAGAAGTCGTACATTGAGGTCGACAATCAACGAATAGCCAAACTGATTGATCAGACGGCGGGAACCGAAGGTGACAATGAAGGAGGAGGTGAGCAAACGGCGACAACCGACTACGCCGAGTCGGCGGGTGTTGAGGAAGAGAAAGACACGGACGGGGCTGAGAAAGACGGCTGTCCTTCGGGAAGTGAGGGATCGGATGAGAGTGGCGACACGAAGGAAAAggactcagcagcagcacacgaaTCGGACGATCCGGGTGCGCATCAACAGAATGGAGGCAGCAGTAAACACGTTACACGGTCGAAGACGGGCTCGCTGACGCCGCGCACTTTCAATTTGGAtgatttgaaaaagaaaagccccaAAGAAGAGTCGGCCAGTTTGACGGCAAcgaacggtgctgctgctgctgctgctgggtcgaCTGCCGACGGAATCGATCGAGTGACGCGGCAGAAGCTAACGCAGCTCTCGAACGGCACACTGCACTTCAAGCTCGGAATGGAGAATGGGTTCAAAAACTACGTTAACCAGTACACGATTAATCCGATCGCACTTAACAAACCACAGCGCAACGAAGAGCGTGACAAGAAGCGCCATTTGTCGCACAAATTCTCTCTCACCCAGGCATCGGAGTTCAagtggctcggtggcggacTGTACGCTAGCCAGCAGCagatcatcaccaccatccggcAAACGATGCTCGCCCTGGAGCAGGCCATTGCGTCTCCGTTCATGCACCACAACTGGACGCGCCTGCGGAAGCTGTGGATTAATGCTATCGGTACGAGCACGCGGCCTCAGGACTTTGCCCGCACCATGTGCATCTTGCAGTCGTGTCTGCGAAACGTCGTGTTTGCGAGCGTTTGGCACGAGCAACTGGGTCACACGCTCATGTACCGCATCACGTCGGCGGAACGGGAGGAAAAGAAGAAGCTCGAAAAGCGGGAAAAGCGAGAGCGGGACGACGAAGAGGAGCGCAACAGGACGGCGGTCAATTTCGTAAAGTATGCACTCGGGTTGAAGCATCAGGTTTGGAAGCAGAAAGGAGAAGAATATCGAATCCATGGCCAGTGGGACTGGGTGTGGCTGTCGAATGGACGCCGTAGCAAGCCCACGGCCATCAGTCGCACGACGAACGAAACGGTTCAAATGGTGCTGCCGGTGATCGTGCCCGAGATCGGTCAGCGTAAGCTGCAGAAGCTAGAAATGCGCACGTACGAGGCACTGCAGCGTTGCCGAGCGGATGGGGCGAGGCAACCGGATACGGCGGTCGAATATCTTACCGACATCGAGGCGCTGAATGGCAAACTTTTGCAAAAGCTACAGTCCATCGAGTTGGACGACCAAGCACGTGCGCCGACGTGCGGTGCGGAGATCGACGTATCGCGGGCGCTCACATCCCCGCAGGCTCGGATACTGTATCCAAAGGTTGCCCGCAAATGTCCGTTGCTGGATGGTTTACTGCAGCGACGCGTCAATCTGCGTGACGCCGAAGAGTTGCGCATTAAGCAGGCGAAAGCCAAGTTAGACCAGCTGGCAGAGGAATGCGGATCCGACGAGCCGCCGGCGACCATCATAACGAAACCCGAGTCTTCGACAACGGTGATCACCGTTCGTGTGCTTCCGCCTAGTGAATGTATCGAAAAGCAGTTGCACCGAATCGTCAATAGCCGCGGTGCAGCCAGTGGCACCGCCGTGCCGGTAAATCCCAGACCACATCTTTCGGCGTACCAACAGCATGTGCGCAATCGTCAGCACCGCGAAAAGCTGCAAGCGATGATGACCAGGGCGAACGAGCTGCGGGTTAAGTACTACTACGTGAGTCGTCAAGCCCAGCAATACAAATGCTACTCGATTGAGTGTTGCACCTCCAGTGAGAACAATGCGGCGTCGCCCTCGTCCGCCAGCTGTTTTTCACCTCTCTGTCGTCAGAAGCAAACCGTCAGAAATGAGCTGTACTCTTTACTCAAACAGATGCAAGTGCTGGAGATCCAGCACAGCAGTACGTTGCCCGCTAGTGCAACGGGGGCCGCCTCGGGGGCTCCTTCCAAGTCCATCCTGGAGCAAAAGTTGACCGAGGTGAAGAACGAGAGCTTCGAAACGTTGCTCAGCAATTTCTCGATCAATCGGTTCAAACTAATGAACGAGGATCTGGAGCGCTCGAAGCGGACGATGGTCGACTGCGATGATAGTATGCTGACCAAGTTGACActgaagcaggaaaaaaaggaggaaGCCGATGGGGCGGATGGGACTGTAAGgggtgatgacgacgatgctgTTAAGAATGAACATGTCCTGTTGGATgaaccatcgtcatcggtaGTGAAGGAGGAGGTCGTCTGCAGTACGGAGGATAGCGCAGTAACGGATTCCACAATGCTCGATGTCACTACGACAGCGCTCGTGGCTGAAGCTAAGAGTACTACGAATGTCGACAGCAGTGTGGATGGTGGCGAGAAGGAGACGACGCTACTGAACGAAAATTCCAATTCTGATTCCTTCTCCTCGGAAGATGTGTCCACCGAGTTTGGTGCCGGTACTAGGGTcacccgtggccgtggtcgctCGCGTATGATGGCCATCAACAAGGGCCACGATGAGTCGGGTGTTGCAGCCCCATTTCATCCGGGGACCGCTAGTGATGTAAAACCAAAGGAAGAGGTTGCGGTGTTAAAACCGGAACCTCCGAAGGCACCCGGTTACCTGATGCTTATGCGGGCACCGAACCGCCGCTTCGGGATGACATCGCGCAGTGTGAAGAAGGAAGAAACTGAGGAAAAAGAGCAAGCACCGGATGGAAGCTTGCGTGTCTACTCAGTGAGTGGCACGAAAGGAAAGCTGTACCTGCGGAAAACGTTACCCCCGGTGACCTTAGacagtggcagtggtggcgAAAAGTCAAAGGGTGAACCAAAAATAGTGGTTTTGGGAAGCGGAAAACCTCGCTATCCGGTGGTGAACTATTTCcggacgaagaagaaaggaGTCACATCGATCATGGTGTTGCCGCGCGGCGAGCTGCTGAAGCTGGCAAAACACGGTGGCCGACTGTCGGTGACCGGGTTCCACCATCTGGCCAAAACGAACACCTCCGTCTGGCCGTATCCATGCTCGAGGCCGCTCTTCAAGACATGCTGGTTGTTCCGAACCGTCAATCTCACTTCGCTAGCGGCCGTCGGCTTACAGTTGCGCATTCTGTGGACCTGTTTCCGGTGGGACGATATGGCTATGAAACCGCTGACGGCCGACGGCAAGCATCAGGTGACGACCGAGTCGGAAATCATGTCGCTCGAGCTGCTCCGTCACCGGCACATTGGCATGTTTAACGAGCGCCTTCAGTACCTGCGCCGGAAGGTGGTCATCCCACTAGAGCTACCCAAAACGGTTCGAG CTGAAGTGCAATCGATACGTTCTGGTttgcggaagcggaagcgtgCCGAGTCGCCGCAGCAAACGGAACCCCAAGTGACGGAAGAGTGGATCGACGAGGACAAGTTGGAACTGTGGGAAGTGAAGTTGTATGGTGAAAAGCAGGAGAAAATGGCGGCCGCCTCCGCCCAACCTGTCACCCGGAACAGCACTGGCAAGCTGCCGGCATCATCTAGCCGGCAGAACGaatctccgtcgtcgtcgtcgtcagcaggATCAGGGAACAAAACCGGCAATTCGTCCTCATCGTCGACCGGGGTCATTTCGACCAAAGCGTCGAGGGAGGAAATAAACGAAAAGATGGAGCAACAGCTCCGCCTACAGCGTGCCGCCCACAATCAGAAGCGAGCCCTCGAAATGAAGCAGCAAG GTACGACACCGAAAAGCGGCACCAGTGGTGGGATCATTCATCGTAAGATCTTGGTCAAGAATCCGGACGGTACTACCAAAATTGTGCACCAGAGCATTTCAACGTCGGCAGCCGCGGCACAAGCggcgaaacaacaaaccagcaCCACTCCCAAGACGGAAGTTACGCAGAAGGTGCAAATCATTCGTGGTCCTGACGGTAAGGTCAGTGTTCGCGGATTGAATCCTGGTCAACAAATAGTGCAGACGACGGACGGCAATCTGCACGTGCTAAGCAGCAACCCCAATT CACCCAAACAAACGATAACAAAGGTTGGGCAAAAGATTGTCAAAATCGCTCACACCCAGGGATCTGGTACAACGACGATAGCAGCGGCTAGTGGAAGCGCACCTGGAACACctgtgcagcagcaaccacacATTCTGAACAAAAGTGTCGTGGTGCGCAGTGCCACGAGCACACCGCAGAATCAGATGAAACAGGTTGTGCAGAGGCAAATTTTGCACAAA GTTCAAACGGCCACTAGCCCCGTTGGAAACGCTCAAACGACTGTCCAGCAGATAGTGTCCTCGACGACAACGCCACAGAAAATTGTTCTCAACACTCAGGGCGCTCTGCAGAAAGTGCTCGCCAGCGGAGGCCAACTGTTGACGACCGCTGGCACACCGGTGCAGAAAGTGGTAACGCAATCGAACCTTCAGCAGCTGTTGCAGGGTAGTGCTCAGAAGGTTATCGTCGAACCGAcggcagctgcagctgcggctgctgcatcagctgctgccgccacgTCCCCGCAACAACCACAGATCCAGACGCAAAAAGTGTTGGTCGCAACTACCCCGGGCCAACCGACTAAGCAAATATTGATTCAAAATGCAACCGCAACAGCGGGCGGCACATCGCAGCAGATCATTATCAACCATGCCGGCGGACAGAAGGTGGTCCAGCAACTGGTTTCCACGCCCAGTCGGCAGATCATGATCGGTGGTCAACTGATCACACTCAACAGTGGGCAGAAGCTGGTCAGCAACACCCCGATACAGATCCACACACAACCCGTGATGTCGGTCGCCACTACTGCCGGTGGGGCGCAGATtcaaaaagtgcaacaaatcATGACCACAGCTCAACCGACCGTTGCCACAGCGACCGCGATacaacagcagccacagcaaaTTCAGATACAAATTCAACAGCCTGCTTCGGTGgttcaacagcagcagcctacTGTGATGCAAGCAGCGCAGGCAACGGTGGTGCCGCAAACTACGGTTATGAATCAGGCGCAAAGTTTGGCGCAGCAACTGTCCAGCGGTAAACTGCAGCTGGCGAACGTAAACGGGCAACAAGTTTTGCTCCGCCCGATCGGTAACAATCAGGCGCAGGTGGTTGCACATATCAAAAcccaaccgaacggaacggcccaGATAATTCCGGTCGCAAACTTAACCGACCCAGCggctcaacagcagcagcagcaacagcagttgcaactgcagcaacagcagcaacagtttcagcaacagcttcagcagcaacagcaacaacagttacagcagcaacagttgcagcaacagcaattacagcagcaacaacttattcaacaacagcagcaacagcaacagattAGCAACGCCGTAGAGCAATCGTTGTTGCAAGGTCAGCCTCCGGGAACGGTGATCAAGTGTGTGACCGCACAGGTCGTGCAGACCGAACAGGGGCCGCGTATTGTGCTACAGGGATTACAGGGGAGCGATTTTACACCTCAGCAGTCGGCTTTAGTTCACCAACAAGTTAAACAACAATTACTGCAAG CTCAAGCATCCAATGGTCGGCAAGGTGTGATTGGTCCCACGAAAATCTATCTTGCTATCCAACCGGCACAAAACACGCTCACCACCGCGACCGTTGCGCAGCCTCCACCGCTGGCACCGGTCCAGATCAAGCACGACGCAAACTCCGCAGCAATACAGGTACATCACCAACAA GAAGCTGATACGACTAGTAGTGAGCTCGTGGAAGCGGCTTCCCCGTGCGTCCCGCAGGAAATGGTTCAGGTCGGTGGTGGGGACACTATTATTCCGAGCAGTGCTTCCAGCACGGTCGCTTCCACCACCGTCATGATCCAGGGCACATCCGCTATCGACGATGGCAAACCGAGGATTATCTCGAATATCATCATCAATGGGGCCAACAGTGGCAGCGTTATCAACCCACTGGTGAAGAAGGAACTGATCCAAAAGGTGAGCAACAATATCAGCAAACAACAGCAGCTGAAGACGCAACCGTCACCAACGCCAGCGGTAACCGATGCCAAGGAGCAGGATGCGGACGGCGATGGTGATGCcgcgggtggcggcggtggtaaaGAGGAAAAAGACAAATCCTTCATCGTGACTGCCGACTACATTCAGGAGA CGATCAAAACGGCACTCAAGCAGGAAAACTTGAATCCGGAAATAACGGAAAAATTGCTGAACCTGCAGCGCTACCAGGAAAAGCAGATGCGAACCGAAGATCGTCCCGATCGTACGATCGCCCTGCAACACAACTACAGCAACATGTCAGGTGTGCCCCGGGGAGAATCGCACAGTCACGGTAGTCGTGTCCGAAAGCGTACGGTGCGgaccgatgatgacgacgacgattggcaGCTCGACACACCAAAGCGAGCACGACCCACGAAACCGGGAAACCCAAATCAGCCGCAACAATCGCACGAGCAAGGCCGGGAAAAGAAACCGACGCACAGTGAAACGAGTGCCATGAGTACGCCTACCAAACGGCGTACGACTACCGCGTCCTCTGGGCAGGGAACGTCCGTGATGACGCCATTATCACCACGCAAATCCTCccaaaccggaaccgccggtggtggtggtggaggaggtTCTGGTGATGCTGTGATCTCATCAACCGAGGATAACCGAGGATCTGATTCACACTCGTCAATCAGTGCGACCGGTAGAAATAGTAAAGGCGTTGAAAAACGTAAATTGCCATCGTCGCCGCAAATGGCCGCACAGGCGAGCAGTGGCACAGCAGCGACCAGCCCTCAGCAAAccaacgcagcgcagcgtcaGAGTAAATATCAG GCCCAATTGAATCGTCACAAGGAACAGTTAAAGAAAGTCATTCTCAAGAAACGATCTCATCTCGAAAAGGAATTGCAGGTTCAGATACAAAAGGAACTCTCCGTCGAGCTGCAGGCAGCCACTACGGCTCCGGCCGTCCGGGCGGCGTCAGCGACGGCGACAGCAGCCGCAGGTTCGAAATCATCTCCTATTctggaacagcagcagcagcagcagcaacagcaccaacagcagaaGTCACAACACCAGCAGgaagagcaacagcagctacAGCAGCAAACGAACCTAACGTCTCATGGTCGACGTCAAACGACGACCCCTGCAAACAGCAATAGTGCTGCTGACAGCGTCGATGGCGGAGAAGAGCTGCTGACGCTGCCCGGTGGTAGTGGCTCGAAGCAAACGACGGATAAGAGTTCCACCACGACGACCAGCACACGGCGAAA aaccatcgccaccaccggtacAAACGTTGTCAGTTCGTCGGCCAAAGaagctgccggcggtggcagaaGAGGTCAAAAGCATGGCACTTCTGCGGCATCcaagggtggtggtgcccaTCGGTCAGTAGGCGCTCGCGGTCAACCGCGAAGAGGATCGAAAAAGAACAATAAGATGCATTGCATCTGTAAAACGCCTTATGATGAGTCGAA GTTCTACGTTGGTTGTGATCTGTGTAACAACTGGTTCCATGGTGATTGCGTTGGCATCAATGAGGAGGAATCGAAAGTTATGACGGAATACGTTTGTAACGAATGCAAACACGCCCGCGAAACGCAACAACTGTATTGCCTCTGTCAGCAACCGTACGACGAAACACA ATTTTACATCGGCTGTGATAAGTGTCAGGCCTGGTTCCATGGCCGTTGCGTTGGTATACTGCAGAGTGAGGCCGACTTCATTGACGAGTACATTTGTCCCAACTGTCAAATCAACAACTCGGTCAACTTTGCCAACATGAAACCTTTGAGCCCAAAAGAGTTTGACAATCTAAAGAAGCTTATCAAACAAATTCAG caACACAAGAGCGCATGGCCATTTATGGAACCCGTCGATCCAAATGAAGCTCCCGATTACTATCACGTCATCAAAGAGCCGATGG ACCTccaaaaaatagaacaaaagaTAGACAACAAAGTCTATCAGATGCTGTCCGAGTTTATCGGTGACATGACGAAGATATTCGACAACTGTCGCTTCTACAACCCCAAGGAATCGCCCTTCTTCCGGTGTGCCGAGAGTTTggagtccttttttgtgcaaaaaataaaatttttccGCGAAAATCTTGTCGACAAGACCGAAGAAGCCGCCAACAGCACACAGACAGCAGCGACGGCAGCAGTGGTTGTTGCGCCCTCGGCCGAAGGTAGCGCTCCCACATAG